Below is a window of Methanocaldococcus jannaschii DSM 2661 DNA.
TAAAAAATTAATTAAATATGGAGATATAGATGAACCAAAACCAGGGAGGTATAGATTGTTATAAATTTAATTCTAGTCAAAAAACCAATTGTGATGCTCATGAACGATAAAATAATATATTACATAGATAATGCAGTATCAATAATAAAGCTAACTTTAATAACTTAATAACTTATTTGCTTATAGCTATTGGTATAATGTTTCAGCCTCTGCAGTATCCTACTATTCCATGCATTATATTTATGGTTATTGTTGGATTAGGTTTGTTGTTTGCTTTTCAATTCATATTGGGTTATGGTTTTGAAATGCATAGGCAAATAACAATAAAGGATAGAATAGCATTTCGTAACTATGTAGTTGGAAAAATATTTAATGTGTTAGTTGAACATAGCTATTATGGTCTATTACTAAGCACATTTAACTTATTTGTGTATAAAAAAGCCATTACTATTAGATTATGCTTTATATTTGCCATTAGCATAGTTATATTTTGGATTTTAGGAGGTAAGCTAATTAAAAAAAGTTTGAAGTTATGTTTTAGCTGGTTTTACTTCTTTATTAACCCATCTATAAGTCATAAATGCAATAGCAAATAATAAAAATAGATAAATTCCCATAGCTATATAAAATACTTCTGCATTTCCCAATTGCATAACTACCAGCCTCTAAACTCTTAAAGATGGTTAATATTTTTATTTAATACTTTTTATTTTTATTAGTTTTGTATTAATAAATTAAGATGTGATACCATGCTATTAAAAAACTGTAGAATAATAAAAGACAACAAAATCATTGAAGGAGATATTTTAATTGATGAAAATGGTAGAATCAAAAAGATAGCCAAAGATATTAAAGTAGATGATGAAATAATAGATATAAAAAACTCCTTAGTTATTCCGGGAGTTATTGATGCACATGTTCATTTTAGATGGGGAGAGGAAAAGAAGGAAGATTTTTTAAGTGGTAGCTTAGCTGGAATAAATGGAGGAGTTTGCTTTGCCATAGACATGCCTAATAATAAACCTCCAATAACTACAAAAGAACTATTTTATAAAAAACTTGAAGATTGTAAAAAGGATAGTAAGATAAATGTGTTTTTGAATTTTGGAGTTACTGAAAATAATTACCTTGGAACTGTAGAAGATGCAAAAGCATACAAGATATTTATGGTTAAATCTGTTGGAGATTTGTTTATAGAGGATTATTCAAAATTAAAAGATATTTTAAATCAAAATAAGCTTTTCTGCATCCATGCTGAACACAAAGATGTAATAAATGAAAATCTAAAGAAATATCAATTAAACAGCTGGATAGACCATTGTAAAATTAGGGATGAAAAATCAGAAGTTGAAGCAGTTAAAGAAGTTATAAAAAACTTAAAGATTATTGATAGGCAGAGTAATAAAAAACCACATGTCCATTTTTGCCATATTTCAACTAAAGAAGCTCTATATTTAATAAAAAAAGTAAGACAAGAGTTAAAAAATATAAAAATAACTGTTGAAGTTACTCCCCATCATATTTATTTAAATAAAGACATGGCTGAAGAGTTAAAGGGTTTTGGCAAGTTTAACCCTCCATTAAGAGAAAAAGATGATAATATCGCTTTAATTAAAGGAATTGTTAATAAAGATGTTGATATTATTGCCTCTGACCACGCCCCACATTTATTAGAGGATAAACTTAAAAATGTCAAAAACTGCCCTTCGGGGATTCCAGGAATTGAGACGATAGTTCCTTTAACCTTAAATTTAGTTAATAAAGGATTAATAAGTTTGTTTGATGCTATAAGGGTTTTATCAAAAAATCCTGCTAAGATATTTAACATAAACAACAAAATTGAAGAAGGCAATTTAGCAAATCTAACAATTATTGATTTAAAAAAAGAAGGAAAAATCAATGCTGAACTGTTTAAATCAAAGGCAAAATTTAGTCCATTTGACGGATGGGAAGTTAAGGGATTTCCAATCTATACAGTGATTAATGGAACTTTGTATGAAGCTTATGGATGTAAATGTTAATAATATAAAAATAGAAAAATATATAAAATCAAAAAATAAAAATTTTAATGTAATTATAATTAAAAATAAACTCGGTGAAATATATGGTAAGTTTTGACCAGGAAAGAATGTTAAAACCAGCGGTAATTGGAGGAATTATAAACGGTATATTGGGGGCTATTTGTTGTTTGTGTTATGTTATTGGTGGTGCTGTTGCCGCTCATCTCTATGTTAATGCTGGAGGTATTTGCGATTATGAAAACTGTGGATTAGTTGGAGCAATATCCGGAGTTATAGGGGGAGTTATCGCTTCAATTCTAAGCTTTTTATTTATGTCTGCATACCTATCAGCGCTTGGATTAAAAGCGGCGATGTTTACTGGGGCCTCATTCATTATTGGATTTATTACAGCAATCATCTTTGGAGCAATACTCGGGGCTGTTGGTGGAGTTATATATGTTGTTATAAAGAATAGATAAGTGGGGTTATGAAAAAATATTATTTAATAGTCCTTATTTCTTTTCTTATTTTTTATTTGAGTATTTTTTTAGCACCTTATTTTGCATATTTGGGAGAAACATCAAATTTTTGGAAGTTTATTTCAATATGTTTATACGCTGTTTATTCCCTTATATGCCATCAAATGCCACAAAGAAGCTTTTTTATCTTTGGACATAAAATGGCCGTGTGTGCAAGATGTTTTGGGATTTATACAGGGGTTTTAGTAGGGATGATTATTTATCCATTTATTAAGAAATTAGATGATTTTAAAATCCCTAATAAATGGTATTTAATAATTGCATTAATTCCTATGGCAGTTGATGGAACCACTCAACTAATTGGATTGAGAGAAAGTTTTAATGAGTTGAGGTTTATAACTGGCTTTATTGCTGGATTTACTGTAGTTTTTTATATTCTGCCGATATTTTTTGAAATGATTTATAAAAAATTTAAATAATTTTTGTGATAACCATGAACTACGACCCAAAAATAATAGAAAGAGGAAAGCTATATTATAGAAACAATTTAGTCAAATACTGCATAAAATACAAAAATTTTTTATTTGGGGAGGTTGTTGGCTCAGATACTTATAAAGTTAAAGTTGATTTAGATAATAACTATTTTGGATTATGCACCTGCCAATACAAATACAACTGCAAACATGCCTATGCTTTAATTGAAGCTTATGAAAACAACAACTATGTGGATGCAGAAGAAATATTTAAAGAA
It encodes the following:
- a CDS encoding amidohydrolase family protein, coding for MLLKNCRIIKDNKIIEGDILIDENGRIKKIAKDIKVDDEIIDIKNSLVIPGVIDAHVHFRWGEEKKEDFLSGSLAGINGGVCFAIDMPNNKPPITTKELFYKKLEDCKKDSKINVFLNFGVTENNYLGTVEDAKAYKIFMVKSVGDLFIEDYSKLKDILNQNKLFCIHAEHKDVINENLKKYQLNSWIDHCKIRDEKSEVEAVKEVIKNLKIIDRQSNKKPHVHFCHISTKEALYLIKKVRQELKNIKITVEVTPHHIYLNKDMAEELKGFGKFNPPLREKDDNIALIKGIVNKDVDIIASDHAPHLLEDKLKNVKNCPSGIPGIETIVPLTLNLVNKGLISLFDAIRVLSKNPAKIFNINNKIEEGNLANLTIIDLKKEGKINAELFKSKAKFSPFDGWEVKGFPIYTVINGTLYEAYGCKC
- a CDS encoding DUF2085 domain-containing protein; protein product: MKKYYLIVLISFLIFYLSIFLAPYFAYLGETSNFWKFISICLYAVYSLICHQMPQRSFFIFGHKMAVCARCFGIYTGVLVGMIIYPFIKKLDDFKIPNKWYLIIALIPMAVDGTTQLIGLRESFNELRFITGFIAGFTVVFYILPIFFEMIYKKFK